The Setaria italica strain Yugu1 chromosome IX, Setaria_italica_v2.0, whole genome shotgun sequence genome has a window encoding:
- the LOC101775388 gene encoding uncharacterized protein LOC101775388 encodes MDMEQQIEHSHLPIRGLNLHVAQAGKGDKGAVVFLHGFPEIWYSWRHQMLAVAAAGYRAVAPDWRGYGLSDQPPEEEEVSYDDLLGDLLGILDALSIPKAFLVGKDFGAVPAYDFALRHPDRICGVMCLGIPFTPFASSFAAMPEGFYMSRWLEPGRAEADFGRYDVKRVVRTIYVLFSSSEIPIAKEDQEITDLADLSTPLPEWFSEKDLAVYASLYEKSGFRYPLKMPYRSLHKRHTIEDPKFQVPVFVVMGEKDYVYKLPGFASVLKDGIMGMFAPDLKIVYIPEGSHFVQEQFPDKVNELLVGFLEDHPVPVAA; translated from the exons ATGGACATGGAGCAGCAGATCGAGCACAGCCACCTCCCCATCCGAGGCCTCAACCTCCACGTCGCCCAGGCCGGCAAAG GTGACAAGGGGGCGGTGGTGTTCCTGCACGGCTTCCCGGAGATATGGTACTCGTGGCGCCACCAGATgctggccgtggccgccgccgggtaCCGCGCCGTCGCGCCGGACTGGCGCGGTTACGGGCTCTCCGACCAgccaccggaggaggaggaggtgtcgTACGACGACCTGCTGGGTGATCTCCTCGGCATCCTCGACGCCCTTTCTATCCCCAAG GCATTCCTGGTGGGGAAGGATTTCGGAGCCGTGCCAGCCTACGATTTCGCTCTGCGTCACCCTGACCGCATCTGTGGCGTGATGTGTTTGGGCATCCCTTTCACTCCTTTCGCTTCCTCCTTCGCCGCCATGCCGGAAGGATTCTACATGTCGCGTTGGCTG GAGCCTGGAAGAGCGGAGGCTGACTTCGGCAGATATGATGTGAAGAGAGTTGTGCGCACCATCTACGTTCTGTTCTCTAGCAGTGAGATCCCCATAGCCAAAGAAGATCAGGAGATCACTGATCTCGCAGACTTGTCGACGCCCCTTCCAGAGTGGTTCAGCGAGAAAGATCTCGCTGTCTATGCGTCCCTCTATGAGAAGTCTGGTTTCCGGTATCCACTGAAGATGCCGTACAG GTCACTCCATAAGAGGCACACGATTGAAGACCCGAAATTCCAAGTCCCGGTGTTTGTTGTCATGGGGGAGAAAGATTACGTCTACAAGCTCCCTGGCTTCGCGTCCGTTTTGAAAGACGGCATCATGGGGATGTTTGCGCCCGACCTGAAGATCGTCTACATCCCTGAAGGAAGCCACTTTGTGCAGGAGCAGTTCCCTGACAAGGTGAATGAGCTACTCGTTGGCTTCTTGGAGGACCATCCTGTTCCAGTGGCTGCGTAG